The genome window ATTATAAAGCAGAATGGTATCCTTTTCAAAGCGCATAGCAATTCTTATCGCATCTTCAAAACTAAAATCACCAGACTTAAACGCAGCAGTATAATCAAAATTGAAGACATCATGCGAGTCAATCAAAGCCATTACATACTGAGTATATTCTTCAAAGTCGCTTCCAGGAGGAATTTCAATGTGTCCTAACCTATCTCGCATCCCTCTGAAAAAGAGCTCATGTCGGGATTCTTCCTCAGCAAAAAAATCAAAAAACTCTTTTGCTGCAGGATCTTCAGCTTCATCAGCCGCAAGCAGATAAAACGCCTGTCCTTTCTGCTCAATGCGCATAGCCAGTTCAACAACTTCACTGGCAGTAAAAAAAGCTACCATTTCAACCCCTTATGGAATTAAATTTATTTAAATCATATCATACTAGACGCGTTTTTAATAAGCACTACTATAACACCCTATGTATATGATTAATTAATATGAAGCACCCTTGCGAAAAGCGCAACCCAAAACAACAAACCATGTTTACTTTTTTGATAGACAGGCTACAAAAAAGATAAAACTTATTTTCTTATAAGTTAAAGTTCAGGTATAGTCAGTCAGAAATGGATAGCCTTTTATAATTGTATTTTCTATAAAAACAGAACTAATCTAAGTCAGATCAGCATACGCTTAATAATATTGAATGCGCAACGTGGAGGTTTTTATGACTGAGGACACTACCAACGATCCTACACTACAGCTCTTTGTTGAACAATCTCTCGAAAAACTTGATCAGATTGAAACAGAACTTATCAAACTGGAAAAAACCAACTCTCCCGCAGGCTCCTCTGTTGCCCACATTTACGCCATAACTCTCTCTTTAAAAGAAAGTGCAGCACTGCTTGAACTTAGCAATATAAGCCTCATTGCAAGTAAGATCGGATCTGTTCTTGACCGTATTTTCAAAAACGAAATACCCTTCACCACTGAATTACTTAACATCATTATTGATATATTCGACAAACTTAATGAACTGGTCAGCAATGCAACGCTTAGTTCCGACTATGACGTCCGATTCATAACAATTCCGTTGGAAGAAGCTGTAAAAACTGCAATCGCTACAGCATCAGGATCAACAACAGCAACAACAAAAAACCCCACACCTGTCGCAAAAGAAGCCCTTGATGTTGAAGCGGATGAAATAGAAACATCCTACGTAGCTCCACCGAGTCACGCTAAATCAACACACATTTCAGCCGGTGATTTCAGAAAAAAATTCGGTATAAAAAAAGAAATTGATCTTTCAACCCATGCCAACCCGCTAGGAGTCTCAAAGGCTGTTTCAAATACAATCGTGAGTATGGCTAATAATTGCTGCGCTTTTGATAATGATATGTCTGACAACCTTAAATTCGGACTGGCAAAACGACATGATCTATCCGAGGATCAAATCATTGTCGCGAACGGAGCCGTTGAAATCCTCGACCTGACTCTTCGTCTATCGATCACTCCGGGCATTGACCATGTGCTCAGCTATGAGTTCGGTCTACCTGAGTATAGCAGAGTAGCAGCCCTTTGCGGAGTAGAACTGCTTCGCCTGCCGAGATCCCGCAACTTTTCACCACCGCTTGACCAGCTCGTTAATACTGCAAACGAAAACACTGCCGCAGTAATCATAACGAATCCCGATATGCCTTCCGGCTACGGACTTCCAGCAGAAGAACTGGCAACCATGGCCACTCTTCTTCCTAAACGTACATTGCTTATAATTGACGAAAGAGCCGTTGAATTTGCTTGGCCTGAAGACGACTATTCCATGTTGCAATTCCTTGATAAAATACCAAATCTTGTTATTCTACGCAGCTTTTCGTGGTCTTTCGGCATGCAAGGAGTGAGACTAGGTTACGCATTGATGAATGCAAAACGCGCCCAGCACCTTGAAGATTCAAGACTTCCGCAACCTATAAGCCCACTGAACCTTGGAGCAGGTATTGCTGCTCTCAACCATAATGAATTTTACTATTCAACCATAGCTTTGATAATAAGAGGTAGAGAACGCATACAAAACGGACTGAAAGAACTGGGATGCTCTGTCTACCATAGTCAAAGCAACTTTGTAATGTTCAGCGGACCGATTCCGGCAAAATCACTGCATGACAAAATGCTGGATCATGGTTTCAAACTTAAGCTTCTAGACGAATTCGGTCTTAATGATCTTCTTACTGTTTCAATCGGTAATAACTCCCGCAATCGTATGTTCCTTGCGGCAATGCAAAACATCCTATCTGAATAAAGGAGACTCTAAATGAACAGAACAATCCTCATTATAGGAATATTAACTTTACTATCCGGGTGTTCCGTCCATGTTCCCACAGTGCCCGAAATAAATTCATACTGTAGTTCTTTCTCTACTGAATCGAACTGCGACATGCAGGGAAATCTTTGCGAAAAGTACTCAGAAGTACTTCTAAAGCCATACTCTTCCGCAGCAGAATGCAGAAAAAGTTGTGAGAATGTTCAAATGAAATCGGCAAATCAGATGGGCCTCCAGAACTGCCTCCCGATATTTGATGCCGTCGGTGGCAAATGCACTGAGTACTGTGACGGAAATTATGAATAGACACGTGCAATAAAAGACTCCCTTGAACTCAACGGCTTGCAAGTAACAGCACACTGTCGTAACAATGACTTTATTTTTACGGCAGCTTCTCGCAATGAACGGACAAAAATTTGTCACTCTTAGCGCACGCTAAAAACATCACACTCAAAGGGATAGTCGCACCATGCTGAAACGGTTAACAGTAGGCCAAAAAATATTCAGTAGTTTTATTATTGTAGCCATCTTGTTCGGAGTCGTAAGCCTGGAATCGCTCATGGCCCTGAACAATTCATCCGAAGGATTCACCACCTATCGAGATTTTGCACGGGAATCTAATTTGATAGGCCAAATCCAGGTCAACCTGCTTGAAGGTGAAACTTATGTTAAAGATTACATCATAACAGGCGATGATAGATATAAAGTAAAACATGATGCAAGCATGAAAAAAATGCTTCAGTTGATCGCTACCGCAGAAAAAAGTTTTTTAAATAAAGAAAGACTCTCTTTGGTTGCCGAAGTCCGACATAGAATTAATTTATATGAAAAAAGCTTCTCTGAAGTTGCAAAGACGCAGGCACTTCGCACAACCTTAGCGAATGATGTTTTGATCTCTAAAGGGGATCTTATGGAACAAACCTTTGAACAAATCATCGACAGTCTGGGTAAATCAGAAAAACAATCACAAGCTCTCTACTGGTGTGCTAAAGGAGTCAGACATCTGGTTCTCGGTCGACTTTACACCGCTAAATTCATAGATGACAGCGACAACGAAAAGATAAAAAGAGCTCTTGAAGAAATGAACAAGCTGGATCTCGTAACAACCAAACTTGCACAGATTTTAAAAAATAATGACCGCGAGCAACTGGACAAAATAATTCAGGCAAGAACTGACTATGTTCAAACATTAATGAAGTTTACAACTATTACCGAAAAAAGAAACGACTTGATCAGTTCAGAAATTGATGTTCTGGGGCCCCAAATGACACAGGCGATCAAACAAGCCAAGAATTCCGTAGTTGCGGATCAAAATGAGCTGGGACCAAAACTTCAAGCCCGCAACAATCGCGCAATTACGAATGTATACATCTTTGGATTATGTGCAATTATTCTGGGTGGCATCGCAGCCATCATAATCGGAAGAAACATAACTCTACCTCTCAAAAAAGTTGTTGAAGCTGCGTATAGAATTGCTGATGGAAACATGCCGGAAGGACTTGAAGAAACCGACAGAAAAGATGAATTAGGTTCACTGGCAATTGCTTTTAATAAAATGACTACTTCACTGAATGTAATGGCGAGCGCAATGGAAAGAGTTGCCGATTCAGACTTAACAGTAAAAGTAGAGCCTCGATCAGAAAATGACACTATCGGAAAAGCTCTTGCCCGCATGGTAGAGAATTTAAAAGACGATAACAAAAAAATTCACGATACGGTCAGCATTTTATCTTCCTCCCTCAGCCAGATTTCAGCTGCTTCAGCAGAGCTGACAGCAAGCGCCGCCGAAACAGCAAGCGCTGTAACTGAAACAAACGCCACGGTTGAAGAAGTTAAACAAACAGCGCACCTGTCAAATGAGAAATCCAGACAGGTCGCAGAAGTCGCCCGCAAGGCCGTCCGAACTTCTCAGCAGGGACAAAAAGCGTCTGAAGATGCGGCATCAGGAATGATGAACATAAAGCTTCAAATGGATACAATTGCCACAAGTATCGTCAAACTTGCTGAACAGTCCCAGCACATCGGGGACATTATTTATGTAGTTAACGACCTTGCAGACCAGTCAAATATTCTCGCGGTAAATGCTTCTATTGAGGCATCTAAAGCCGGAGAAGAGGGAAGAGGTTTCACAATCGTTGCCCGGGAAATCAGAAACCTCTCTGATCAATCAAAGCAGTCCGTAGCTCAAATTCAGTCCATACTTGCCGACATTCAGAAGGCGACCAGTTCTGCCGTAATGATTACCGAAGAAGGCGGAAAAGCTGTTGAGTCCGGAGCAACTCTGTCCTCTCAGACGGGTGAATCCATCCTTAGTCTCAGCACGGTTATCAATCAGTCTGCTCAGTCATCTGCGCAGATTGCCGCATCCAGTCAGGAACAGTTAGCAGGACTTGATCAAGTCGCAGTAGCCCTCGGCAGTATTAAGCAGGCTGGTGAGCAAAACCTCGAAAGCTCCAGACAATTAGAAATTGCCGTAAAGGATCTTGATATACAGGCAAAATCACTACAAACCATGATGGATCGCTACAAACATTAATTAATTGATCAGACAATCGACAAAATCCGCAAATTGTAAAGTCCGGCAGGCGTTAGCCTGTCGGACTTTTTTTACGTAGTTCAATAGATTTATCTCTTTTTTCAGCAGTTTTAACCCCTTTTTTTTACAATATCGAAAGATAAAGCGCTTATTTTCATCAATAGGTAAATCCTCTAAGAATAACCACCTAAAAGACAGACATCACCAACAGTCCACTTCCACACTAATACTCTGTATTAACAAGTGCTTAAACAACTTCACACTGCTTATTTAGACATTCAGAACAGTCACTGCACGTATATTTAGAATAAAACAAGCCCACTTTTCTACCATCATAAAAGACTGTAATAATAGAAAATAAATATAAATGTCACTTTTTTTTCAAAAATGTCTTTTTAAAAACATATATTTACGATAATTTTCAGCATTCAGTGATGATTTTAGTGTTTTTATACAAATTTCAGGAGGAAAGAATGAGTAAAATGATTTTAAGAACTGTTATGGCTGTCATGGTGATGTCCCTTGCGTTCGTCATGCTGACAGGTTGTTCTAAAGAAGAAGAGAAAATTAAAATCGGCTTTAACATCCCCCTTACAGGAGATATTCCTAAAGTTGGTGAAGCTTCAAAAAATGCGGCTGAAATGCTCAAGGAAGATATCAACAGTCAGGGTGGCCTTGAAGTCGGCGGCAAAAAAATTCCTCTCGAATTTTATTATGAAGACAACGAATCCAAAGCCGAATCAGCTGTTAACGTGGCTCTGAAGCTTATCGAACAGAACGGAGTTGTTGCAATCATAGGTCCTAACTCCTCCAAACAGGCTGTTCCTGCCGGCGGAACCTGTAATGACAACCGCACTCCTATGGTTTCTCCATGGTCCACCAACCCTGACACCACCAAAAACCGCCCTTGGGTTTTCCGCGCAGCATTCCTTGATCCTTTCCAGGGTCCAGTTGCTGTAAACTTCGCAGCTAAGCAGTTCAAAGCAAAAACAGCTGCGGTTCTTTTTGATATTTCCAACGACTATTCAAAAGGTCTTGCTGAAATCTTCAAAGATATATGGGAAAAGAAAAATGGTGCGGACTCCGTTGTTGCTTTTGTATCTCACGGTACAAAAGATCAGGACTTCTCAGCTCAGCTGACCAAAATCATCAACTCCAACCCTGACTTCATCTTTGTTCCAGACAACTACAATCAGGTCGCTCTGATCATCAAACAGGCTCACGATCTAGGTTGGACCGGTCCTTTCATGGGGTCTGACGCATGGGGTTCATCTGAACTCATGACTCTTTGCGGCAAAGACTGCATAGGCCAGTTCTTCTCCACTCACTACGCCGCAGCAGGCGCAAAGGGTGCGACTAAAGAATTCATCGATCGCTACAGTGCAAAATTCGGTGAAACTCCTGATGACGTAGCAGCTCTCACATGGGACGCAACTCGTCTCGTCCTTCAAGCAATTCAGGATGCTGGTTCCTTCAACTCTGACGTTAAAGCAGAACGCAAAGCTATCCGCGATGCTCTCAGCAGCGTAAAAGAATTCGCAGGAATCACAGGCTCCATGAAGTTCGACGAACAGGGTGATCCTATCAAATGTGCGGTTGTTGTTCGCATCGATGAAAACGGTCAGTTCGTATTCGCTGAATCCGTCTGCCCATAAAGTTAAGCCTTAAAAGTCAAACGGCAGAAGAAAATAATCTTCTGTCGTTTGATTTTTTTCAGAATATTCCTCGACGAACCATGCCATTTCAGTATAAGTACAGTTTCGCAACTAATGCTCCCGTTTGAAGCTCCTGCTTAATACGGTGTGTTTTTAATCAAAAAGTTCACCGACCGAGCTTTTAAATAAGAAGAGGAATGACCGACTGTGGATATCCTCATCCAGAACCTGCTTAATGCGTTGCAATGGGGAAGTTTTTACGCCCTGATTGCTCTCGGATACACACTTGTTTACGGTGTCCTGCTCCTCATCAACTTTGCCCACGGTGACGTTTTCATGGTGGGAGCGTACGTAGCATTTTTCGTAGCAACTTTTTTTCTGGGAATTGTCGACCTCAGCCCAGGGCTAACTCTAGCTTTAACTGTACCGCTGACCATGCTTTTAACAGCTGGTGTCGGTGTTACACTTGAGCGTGTTGCCTATCGCCCCCTTCGCAGAAAAGGGGCACATAGACTATATGTGGTAATCACCGCTTTGATGTGTGGTCTGATGCTTGAGAACAGCAACCTCGCTCTACTTGGAGCAAGCCGCAAAAAATTCCCTGAACTATTGGACAAGGTGATTTACACTTGGGGCAATGTTTCTGTCACTAACCTAAAACTTATCGTAATTTTAACCGCTATCGCAGTATTTATCCTTCTTGAGTTCATTGTTACCCGCACCAAAATCGGGATGGCAATGCGCGGAATTTCATATGATAAGTTCGCAATCCCGCTCATGGGTATTCCCATCGATAACGTAATCGTTTTCACCTTTGTTCTTGGATCAGGAATGGCAGGTTTGGCAGGGCTTCTATTTGCCATGTCTTATCCAATTCTCGAACCGTACATGGGTGCTCTTATCGGTTGGAAAGCATTTATTGCTGCCGTGGTCGGAGGAATCGGAGACATTCGCGGAGCGTTTTTGGGGGGATTCTTACTTGGATTTATCGAAGTAGGTGTTGTAGCTATTTTCCCTTCCACTTACAGAGACCTTTTCGCATTCTCAATTCTACTGATGATTCTCTGGATAAAACCAACGGGAATCTTCGGTGTTGCCAAGACAACCAAGATTTAGAGTATTGGAATAGAAATAATGCAAAAGTACAGTTTCAATTTCGGAATATGGGGAATGGCCCTCATCATAATTGCTCTTTCCCAATTCGGAGCACTGGACCTTTATATTCAGTCGGTGATTATGTTCATCGGTATCAATATAATACTGTCCTCCAGTCTTAACGTGGTTAACGGATACATGGGAGAATTCTCCTGTGGGCATGCTGGATTCATGTGTGTAGGCGCATACGTTTCCTCCATCCTCAGTGTTATATTCTTTTCCCAGAATGCAATCTTCGGAGCACCTATTCTGCCTCCGGAATTTGCTATTATCGGTTTCCCGATCGTTGTAATCATTTCAGGACTCGTAGCTGGAGTTACAGGCCTGATTGTTGCGATTCCATCGTTTAAGACACGCGGTGACTACCTCGCTATCATTACAATTGCGGCTAACTACATGGTTATTTCCGCAATCGAAAATGTTGATGTAATCGGTGGTTCTCGCGGGTTCATGGGGATGAAACGGGTAGTCAATGCAATGACTGACGTTATAGATCTTCCATGGATGATGATCTGGGTTATACTGGGAACTTACATGAGTATCTGGATGATTCGCAGATTTGTTTCTTCAACCTACGGAAAAGGCATTATGGCTGTATCCCAGGATGAAGTTGCAGCTGAAATCATGAGTGTTAATACCAACAAGATGAAAATGGCAGCATTCATGCTTTCATCCGGTCTTGCCGGTATAGCAGGCGCTCTTTTTGCTCATGTTCTTGGATACGTTAACCCGCAATCTTTCAATATTATGAAATCTACTGAGTGTCTGGTTATGGTATATCTCGGCGGAATGGGATCCCTCGGCGGATCTGTTCTTTCTGCGATTCTCTTTACCGTAATGCTTGAACTGCTAAGGTTCATCATTCCGGCAATCGATACCGGCCTGCACATTATAAATGTTCTTCCAGACTCATACCACTTAAGTCAGGTATGGAAGTGGGTATTAATCCCGCTGACTCTGATTCTGCTCATGCAGTTCAGGCCGGAAGGACTTATGGGTAACAAAGAACTGCCCAAGCTGTTCCCGGGGCTGAAAAAATTCTACAAATTTAAGTAGATAATATCATACACCCCGCGAAACGGAGATTATATGTCACTTTTAAGCATAGATGGACTCACACAAAGATTCGGAGGGCTGCAAGCCGTATCCGATTTTAATATCGAGCTTGAAGAAGGTTCACTGACCAGCCTTATCGGTCCTAACGGTGCAGGCAAAACGACCATTTTCAACCTTATCTCAGGATTTTATCAGCCGACTGAAGGCGTTATCACCTTCAAAGGAACACCGACGAGCAAGATGAAGCCTCATCAGGTAACATCACTTGGCGTTGCCCGTACATTTCAGAATATCCGCCTCTGGCACGATATGACTGTAATGGATAACATCCGCATCGCTCAGCATTACCGTATGGGTTATGGAATCCTCGATGCCATTATGCGGACCAAAAATTACTACCTCAGAGAAAAAGAAATCGAGAGGATTTCAACCGAACTTCTCGAATTTATGGATCTTAGAGAATATGCAGAAGAACTCCCGACCAACCTCCCCTACGGACTGCAACGCAGGGTTGAGATTGCACGGGCAATGTCCATTCAGCCTTCACTGCTGCTTCTTGATGAACCGGCGGCGGGACTAAACTCCTCCGACGTTGATGGACTGATCACGCTCATCAAATGGATTCACGACGAATTCGACATTACAATTCTGATGATTGAACATCAGATGAAAGTTGTTATGTCCCTCTGTTCATGGATTAAATGTATTGATTTCGGTACAACCATTGACGAAGGAACCCCCGAACACATTCAGTCCAGCTCGACTGTAATTAAAGCATATCTGGGAGATGATTCAATTTGAATACTCTACTTGAAGTCAAAGATCTCCGCGTTAAATACGGTAACATTGAGGCGCTTCACGGCATCTCTTTTAATGTTAACGAAGGTGAAATTGTTACTCTTATCGGCGCTAACGGTGCGGGTAAGACAACCACACTGCTATCAGTAAGCCGCCTTCCACCGCCGGAAGCGCCAAAAGTAATCAGTGGTGAAATTTCATGGAAAGGGAAATCCATACTGGATGTTCCTCCTCATAATATCATCTCAGACCTGCATATAGCTCTGGTTCCCGAGGGACGGCATATTTTCGGCAACCTGACAGTTGAAGAAAATCTTAAGCTCGCGACATATGCACGCAAGGACTCCGCAAAAGACATTTCCGGAGATTACGACAGAGTTTTTGCCCTGTTTCCACGCCTTGCTGAACGCAGAAAACAGCGCAGTGAATCTCTTTCCGGCGGCGAACAGCAAATGCTGGCAGTCGGCCGGGCCTTGATGTCTAAATGTACGTTCATCATGCTCGACGAACCTTCAATGGGCCTTGCTCCGCTTCTTATGTACGATATGTTCCGCACCCTTAAGATGCTCAATCAGGAAGGGCTTACCATCTTGCTCATTGAGCAAAACGCTCACCTTGCGCTTAAATTTGCGCACAGAGGATATGTTCTCGATACAGGTGAAATTGTCGCTCAAGGCAGTTCCGCAGAGCTGATGGAAAATCCTGAAGTGAAAAAAGCCTACTTAGGCGGCTAAACCAAACCATTTATAAAAGTAAAAGGGTCAGAGATAATCTCCGACCCTTTTTTTATTTCTTGCGTCCGCCAACTTTGACTAATTCTCCGGGCGGTCCAAGTTGAATATCATAAATTATCGCAGCCCCTCTGATAAGCAACGTTCCTAAAAATCCGACAGCCATCGCGATTTCCGGAAGCACAGATAACTTTACAAGTCCTACATTTATAAAAGCTCCTGCCAAAGCAGCCACGGCGTAAAGTTCCCCACATAGAATCATAGGCCGTGTGTCGGTCAGAACATCACGGATAACACCACCACCGGTTGCGGTCATTACGCCCATAAAGACGGCTACTTCCCACGGCACACCCCATTGCATGGCAACACTGCTTCCAGTAACAGTGAACGCGCTAAGGCCTAGAGCATCAAACCATGTGGTAGCGTTATACCTGTTTGAAATACGGAATACCCAGAAATAGGTACAGAGTGCTGCGGTAATGCAAAGTAACAACTCCAGAGAATCCCTTGTCCACCAAACAGGACGGCCGAGCAAAAGATCACGAAGTGTACCTCCGCCTAGTCCTGTAACGACTCCGACAAGTACATAACCGACAATGTCCATCTTACGTTTCCCTGCGGCAAGCGCTCCACTGACAGAAAAAACGACATCACCGAAATACATAAAGCCGTGGATCACGCTTTGAATCATTTCTCCGTTGACAACTGACATTAAAATTCCTTTTAAAATATAATTATCCAGAAAAAATCATTCTGAAATGCTTACTTTAAATCGCAACTAAAATCTTTTCAGTAACAAAAACGAACGGACCGGATATTAATTACCGGACAGATTGTAAAGCTATATATTCAATCATATTACATTAAATTAAATATGCAGCAATAAACAGAGATTACTCCATTACGAATTGTACAAATACAATACTTGCCTGTACGGCTCTCAACTGCTAAAAAGGCCACCTCCTTAACGGGATAAAATCTACATAAATCGAGATAAAATATGACTTCATCAAGAGCATCCACAGCATACCTTACAGTTTCATGTAAGGACAGACCGGGCATTGTTGCCGCTGTTTCCGGCTTCCTTTTCTCTAAAAATGCAAACATAATCCACTCCGATCAACATTCAAGTGACCCCGTGGGCGGACGCTTTTTCTTAAGAATGCAATTCCACATGAAGGGATTGGACGGATGTTTTGAAGAGTTTAAAGAAGAATTTTCCGCTACTGTCGCCCAGAAATTTGATATGGACTGGACCCTTACTCCTGCATGGATTAAGAAAAAAACAGCCATTCTAGTTTCAAAATTTGACCACGCGATGATGGATCTCCTTTGGCGTGCAAAACGCGGAGAGCTATTCACAGATATCACAATGGTGATAAGCAATCACCCGGATCTACGCGAAGCAGTTGAATCCTTCGGGGTTACTTTCCACCATGTCCCTGTCGATAAAAACAAAAAAGAAGAGTCTGAAAATAAAATCCTAGAGCTTCTTGATGGCAAAGTGGACTTGATTATCCTCGCCCGCTATATGCAGATTCTGACTTCCAAGCTGATTGAATCTTATCCCGGTAGAATAATTAATATTCACCATTCCTTTCTACCTGCGTTTGTCGGAGCTGATCCGTATCGCCGCGCCGGTGAAAGAGGTGTTAAACTGATCGGAGCCACCGCTCATTACGTGACCGAAGAACTTGATCAAGGCCCGATTATTGAACAGGATGTTATCCGCGTTTCACACAGGCACGATATTGAAGAATTAAAAATTCTGGGTCGCGATATTGAACGGCAGGTTCTAAGCCGCGCTGTAAAATGGCACCTGTCTGAAAGAGTTCTTATAGATGGAAATAAAACGGTTGTGTTCATTTAGATATATCAGCAATTATTCAACACAAGCCTGCTACTTTTCATAATCATAAAAAAAACTCTCCTTGCGATTCAATCACAAGGAGAGTTTTTTATTTATTAACTATGACGGTAGTAACTTAGTTTATTGACCTACCGGAGCTTTCAGCTTTTTAAGAATCTGCTCTTCTGACTGAGCTCCGATTCCGAACCTTATAAGAAGTTCATTCAGCTTTCCGCGTATATCTTTAGTGACTTTAGCTATAGCCTGAAGACTAATAAGTACCAAAATTTCCGTTTTAAAATCACCTTTTTCATATAACTTGAGAATGGCAGTAATCAGATCTCTGTCAAGAGCCAGCAATTGCATTTCGCCAAGCAGCTCTTTAGCATTTTTCTGCTTAAATATAAGCCAGTTTTCATTGTTGGAATCCCGCAGCCAGAGTCTGGATTTTCTAATCTTAGTCATACCAATAGCATCAAGATCCGCAATATCTTTAGCGCAGGCTCTCCGACGCTTCAGAACTCTAAAGAGAAGTTTACTTTCTTCTCCTCTTATTTTCTTTTTAATCAATGCAGAAAATTTCATTTCCGTCAGGTAAAAGAAAAGACGATCCAAAGATTCCACTTCAAACTTACGCAGAAAGCCCTCGATAATTTTCTCATCCTGGGCTG of Maridesulfovibrio ferrireducens contains these proteins:
- a CDS encoding ferritin family protein, producing the protein MVAFFTASEVVELAMRIEQKGQAFYLLAADEAEDPAAKEFFDFFAEEESRHELFFRGMRDRLGHIEIPPGSDFEEYTQYVMALIDSHDVFNFDYTAAFKSGDFSFEDAIRIAMRFEKDTILLYNELKKMVPESEQQFVEECIDEERGHLLLLAAKLK
- a CDS encoding aminotransferase class I/II-fold pyridoxal phosphate-dependent enzyme, translating into MTEDTTNDPTLQLFVEQSLEKLDQIETELIKLEKTNSPAGSSVAHIYAITLSLKESAALLELSNISLIASKIGSVLDRIFKNEIPFTTELLNIIIDIFDKLNELVSNATLSSDYDVRFITIPLEEAVKTAIATASGSTTATTKNPTPVAKEALDVEADEIETSYVAPPSHAKSTHISAGDFRKKFGIKKEIDLSTHANPLGVSKAVSNTIVSMANNCCAFDNDMSDNLKFGLAKRHDLSEDQIIVANGAVEILDLTLRLSITPGIDHVLSYEFGLPEYSRVAALCGVELLRLPRSRNFSPPLDQLVNTANENTAAVIITNPDMPSGYGLPAEELATMATLLPKRTLLIIDERAVEFAWPEDDYSMLQFLDKIPNLVILRSFSWSFGMQGVRLGYALMNAKRAQHLEDSRLPQPISPLNLGAGIAALNHNEFYYSTIALIIRGRERIQNGLKELGCSVYHSQSNFVMFSGPIPAKSLHDKMLDHGFKLKLLDEFGLNDLLTVSIGNNSRNRMFLAAMQNILSE
- a CDS encoding lipoprotein; this encodes MNRTILIIGILTLLSGCSVHVPTVPEINSYCSSFSTESNCDMQGNLCEKYSEVLLKPYSSAAECRKSCENVQMKSANQMGLQNCLPIFDAVGGKCTEYCDGNYE
- a CDS encoding methyl-accepting chemotaxis protein; this encodes MLKRLTVGQKIFSSFIIVAILFGVVSLESLMALNNSSEGFTTYRDFARESNLIGQIQVNLLEGETYVKDYIITGDDRYKVKHDASMKKMLQLIATAEKSFLNKERLSLVAEVRHRINLYEKSFSEVAKTQALRTTLANDVLISKGDLMEQTFEQIIDSLGKSEKQSQALYWCAKGVRHLVLGRLYTAKFIDDSDNEKIKRALEEMNKLDLVTTKLAQILKNNDREQLDKIIQARTDYVQTLMKFTTITEKRNDLISSEIDVLGPQMTQAIKQAKNSVVADQNELGPKLQARNNRAITNVYIFGLCAIILGGIAAIIIGRNITLPLKKVVEAAYRIADGNMPEGLEETDRKDELGSLAIAFNKMTTSLNVMASAMERVADSDLTVKVEPRSENDTIGKALARMVENLKDDNKKIHDTVSILSSSLSQISAASAELTASAAETASAVTETNATVEEVKQTAHLSNEKSRQVAEVARKAVRTSQQGQKASEDAASGMMNIKLQMDTIATSIVKLAEQSQHIGDIIYVVNDLADQSNILAVNASIEASKAGEEGRGFTIVAREIRNLSDQSKQSVAQIQSILADIQKATSSAVMITEEGGKAVESGATLSSQTGESILSLSTVINQSAQSSAQIAASSQEQLAGLDQVAVALGSIKQAGEQNLESSRQLEIAVKDLDIQAKSLQTMMDRYKH
- a CDS encoding ABC transporter substrate-binding protein — encoded protein: MSKMILRTVMAVMVMSLAFVMLTGCSKEEEKIKIGFNIPLTGDIPKVGEASKNAAEMLKEDINSQGGLEVGGKKIPLEFYYEDNESKAESAVNVALKLIEQNGVVAIIGPNSSKQAVPAGGTCNDNRTPMVSPWSTNPDTTKNRPWVFRAAFLDPFQGPVAVNFAAKQFKAKTAAVLFDISNDYSKGLAEIFKDIWEKKNGADSVVAFVSHGTKDQDFSAQLTKIINSNPDFIFVPDNYNQVALIIKQAHDLGWTGPFMGSDAWGSSELMTLCGKDCIGQFFSTHYAAAGAKGATKEFIDRYSAKFGETPDDVAALTWDATRLVLQAIQDAGSFNSDVKAERKAIRDALSSVKEFAGITGSMKFDEQGDPIKCAVVVRIDENGQFVFAESVCP
- a CDS encoding branched-chain amino acid ABC transporter permease, translated to MDILIQNLLNALQWGSFYALIALGYTLVYGVLLLINFAHGDVFMVGAYVAFFVATFFLGIVDLSPGLTLALTVPLTMLLTAGVGVTLERVAYRPLRRKGAHRLYVVITALMCGLMLENSNLALLGASRKKFPELLDKVIYTWGNVSVTNLKLIVILTAIAVFILLEFIVTRTKIGMAMRGISYDKFAIPLMGIPIDNVIVFTFVLGSGMAGLAGLLFAMSYPILEPYMGALIGWKAFIAAVVGGIGDIRGAFLGGFLLGFIEVGVVAIFPSTYRDLFAFSILLMILWIKPTGIFGVAKTTKI
- a CDS encoding branched-chain amino acid ABC transporter permease, with the protein product MQKYSFNFGIWGMALIIIALSQFGALDLYIQSVIMFIGINIILSSSLNVVNGYMGEFSCGHAGFMCVGAYVSSILSVIFFSQNAIFGAPILPPEFAIIGFPIVVIISGLVAGVTGLIVAIPSFKTRGDYLAIITIAANYMVISAIENVDVIGGSRGFMGMKRVVNAMTDVIDLPWMMIWVILGTYMSIWMIRRFVSSTYGKGIMAVSQDEVAAEIMSVNTNKMKMAAFMLSSGLAGIAGALFAHVLGYVNPQSFNIMKSTECLVMVYLGGMGSLGGSVLSAILFTVMLELLRFIIPAIDTGLHIINVLPDSYHLSQVWKWVLIPLTLILLMQFRPEGLMGNKELPKLFPGLKKFYKFK
- a CDS encoding ABC transporter ATP-binding protein, whose protein sequence is MSLLSIDGLTQRFGGLQAVSDFNIELEEGSLTSLIGPNGAGKTTIFNLISGFYQPTEGVITFKGTPTSKMKPHQVTSLGVARTFQNIRLWHDMTVMDNIRIAQHYRMGYGILDAIMRTKNYYLREKEIERISTELLEFMDLREYAEELPTNLPYGLQRRVEIARAMSIQPSLLLLDEPAAGLNSSDVDGLITLIKWIHDEFDITILMIEHQMKVVMSLCSWIKCIDFGTTIDEGTPEHIQSSSTVIKAYLGDDSI